A genome region from Alicyclobacillus acidocaldarius subsp. acidocaldarius DSM 446 includes the following:
- a CDS encoding putative amidoligase domain-containing protein, translated as MAYYLLFKNQPSARRLMASVPRLSRYTASNRMTDRDVFIRWGMMEESDPAHGTVLNASEAQRRIASRAQMAKFLRRVGVRVAPRVNRDGLPTTFSRQYRIAIFDFVPIGCFRSDSGVDWTSSRISRIHESFEEVPLDSDGQTRRATYLATRTLHALGLDFGLVSIGVSDRGFLQVLDVSAAPILEGRLLELYRDAMQRFVEREEEARRLGPPAVTLGADVELMLRNAQRKMVLASKYFPRKGRIGCDDRSVHFDGRRLPLMELRPAPDSSPDGLVLNLRALMQEASEVINRPGVEWRAGSAPFRPYCTGGHIHVSGVPLGARLVRALDHYVGLPLMAVEDPVRAQWRRPKYGFLGDVRQKAHGGFEYRTPASFVCSQAATRAAFHLAHMVARHYRELPLYDIYSPQLQFAFYHADREALRPILLRNIDAIRAHPEYAQHQDAIEPLFAMIERGETWDETVDVRQEWGVPLRRAQGPKRANVSAARSV; from the coding sequence GATCCCGCCCACGGAACGGTGCTAAATGCCAGCGAAGCCCAGCGCCGAATCGCTTCGCGCGCGCAGATGGCGAAGTTTCTGAGGCGGGTTGGCGTGCGTGTGGCGCCGCGCGTCAACCGAGACGGGCTTCCCACCACGTTCAGCCGTCAGTATCGCATCGCGATTTTCGACTTCGTGCCCATCGGCTGCTTTCGCTCCGACTCGGGGGTGGACTGGACTTCATCTCGCATTTCGCGGATCCACGAGTCTTTCGAGGAAGTGCCGCTCGACAGCGACGGGCAAACGCGGCGAGCCACGTATCTGGCGACGCGAACCTTGCACGCGCTGGGGCTCGACTTCGGCCTCGTCTCCATTGGCGTATCCGATCGCGGTTTTCTCCAGGTGCTGGACGTGAGCGCCGCGCCCATCTTGGAAGGGCGTTTGCTGGAGTTATACCGGGATGCTATGCAGCGCTTTGTCGAGCGGGAAGAGGAGGCGCGCCGCCTGGGGCCTCCTGCGGTGACGCTTGGCGCCGATGTGGAGCTCATGTTGAGAAATGCTCAGAGGAAGATGGTGCTCGCAAGCAAATACTTTCCTCGCAAGGGGCGGATCGGCTGCGACGACCGCAGTGTCCATTTCGACGGCCGGCGGTTGCCCTTGATGGAACTTCGGCCGGCACCCGATTCGTCACCCGATGGCCTCGTGTTGAATCTGCGCGCGTTGATGCAGGAGGCGAGCGAGGTCATCAATCGGCCCGGGGTCGAATGGCGAGCGGGCAGTGCTCCGTTTCGGCCGTACTGCACGGGGGGGCACATTCACGTCTCCGGGGTGCCCCTCGGCGCGCGGCTGGTCCGCGCGCTGGACCACTACGTCGGTTTGCCGCTCATGGCCGTCGAGGATCCGGTCCGCGCTCAGTGGCGTCGGCCCAAGTACGGATTTTTGGGCGACGTGCGCCAGAAGGCGCACGGCGGATTCGAGTACCGCACGCCCGCGAGCTTCGTGTGCAGCCAGGCGGCCACCCGCGCCGCGTTTCACCTGGCTCATATGGTGGCTCGGCATTATCGCGAACTTCCGTTGTACGACATCTACTCACCGCAACTTCAGTTCGCGTTTTACCATGCGGACCGCGAGGCGCTGCGGCCGATCCTGCTTCGCAACATCGACGCCATCCGCGCACATCCCGAATATGCCCAGCATCAGGACGCCATTGAGCCACTGTTTGCGATGATCGAACGCGGGGAGACCTGGGACGAGACGGTGGACGTTCGTCAGGAGTGGGGTGTGCCCCTCCGGCGCGCGCAGGGGCCGAAGCGGGCGAACGTCTCCGCGGCCCGAAGCGTGTAG
- a CDS encoding YheC/YheD family endospore coat-associated protein, producing MSQAFHGSVHDGQAGEIAWRHDGPAFAILTAEHPSGFAGSRRYFRDIIAAGQKRGFLVYVITPPSVSEGSFWQGYVRLGYRNWKPMWLPRPLAVYNRIPNRALEASAAVQRARATLQAMGIPFFNHRYFNKAKIYEAVRRAGLGQHLPETRMFTGAESVMDLLSRHQAVYLKPVGGSIGRGIVRVERRGDAFDVWAQRAERAEHWAIHDLRELDEALRRARLPGAYVAQAAVPVIRFDGRPCDARVLLQRPGASWQVVGYGIRVSGEESITSHVPNGGHIADRWTVLRQVFGSCSEDVDARLVSFTRSAAAAIERSMPGHVREMSIDVGIDEAGHPWLFEANAKPMRFDEPDIARRASAGVIEILRNLAGISR from the coding sequence ATGAGTCAAGCATTCCACGGGAGTGTCCACGACGGCCAGGCGGGCGAAATCGCTTGGCGGCATGATGGGCCAGCCTTTGCAATTCTCACCGCCGAACACCCATCTGGATTCGCCGGATCGCGGCGCTATTTCCGGGATATCATTGCGGCGGGGCAAAAACGAGGATTCCTGGTGTACGTCATCACGCCTCCGTCCGTGTCGGAAGGCTCGTTCTGGCAGGGGTACGTGCGACTGGGCTATCGAAATTGGAAACCGATGTGGCTGCCTCGGCCGCTCGCGGTGTACAATCGCATCCCAAACCGAGCGCTCGAAGCGAGCGCCGCGGTGCAACGGGCGCGCGCAACGCTCCAGGCGATGGGCATCCCTTTCTTCAATCACCGCTACTTCAACAAGGCCAAGATTTACGAGGCCGTTCGCCGCGCAGGACTCGGTCAGCACCTCCCGGAGACGCGGATGTTCACGGGCGCTGAATCGGTGATGGACCTCTTGAGCCGTCACCAGGCGGTCTATCTGAAGCCCGTGGGCGGCAGCATCGGGCGCGGCATCGTGCGGGTGGAGCGCCGGGGCGATGCATTCGACGTGTGGGCGCAGCGCGCGGAGCGGGCGGAGCATTGGGCGATTCACGACTTGCGGGAGTTGGACGAAGCGCTTCGCCGAGCGCGCCTCCCAGGCGCATACGTGGCGCAGGCCGCGGTGCCCGTCATTCGCTTCGACGGACGACCATGCGACGCTCGCGTGCTCCTTCAGCGCCCAGGGGCGAGCTGGCAGGTCGTGGGTTACGGCATTCGCGTCAGCGGTGAAGAAAGCATTACGAGCCACGTCCCGAACGGCGGACATATCGCGGATCGCTGGACCGTCCTGCGTCAAGTGTTCGGTTCCTGCAGCGAGGACGTGGATGCCAGGCTCGTCTCGTTCACCCGCTCGGCCGCCGCGGCGATTGAGCGGTCGATGCCCGGGCACGTGCGCGAGATGTCCATCGATGTCGGCATCGACGAAGCCGGACATCCTTGGTTGTTCGAAGCGAACGCGAAGCCGATGCGATTTGACGAGCCCGACATCGCGCGCCGCGCGAGCGCGGGCGTGATCGAGATCCTGCGCAATCTCGCCGGCATCTCGCGTTAG
- the miaB gene encoding tRNA (N6-isopentenyl adenosine(37)-C2)-methylthiotransferase MiaB, giving the protein MENLIRLAREGRLEKGLGLVFGQTHRPNQAVRVSYDADALTRAYRVGRKPSGEPYRFLIRTYGCQMNEHDTEVMAGLLTAMGYEPTHDAEEADFILFNTCAVRENAEEKVFGEIGRLRPLKRQNPELIFGLCGCMAQEKGVQRMVREKYPWIDLVFGTHNIHRLPALLFAARASQETVMEVWDNAPETVEDWPKLRKDRVRAWVNVQYGCNKFCTYCIVPYTRGVERSRLPEDVLREVAELVQEGYQDITLLGQNVNDYGVDLGTTNFARLLRQVNAVPGVGWIRFTTSNPWNFTDELIDAIAESENVVEHIHLPVQSGNNEILRRMNRSHTREYYLRLVDKIRSRIPGVSITTDLIVGFPGETEAHFQDTLRLVREVEFDNAFTFIYSPRENTPAARWNDDTPLEEKKERLMRLNEVQNEISRRHNEKLRGTLLEVLVDGESKTNPDVLSGRTRTNKLVLFRGDKSLIGQRIRVRVTEPQTFLLKGEIAQVEEVVS; this is encoded by the coding sequence ATGGAGAACTTGATTCGCCTCGCGCGCGAGGGAAGGCTCGAGAAGGGCCTCGGCCTCGTGTTTGGGCAGACGCATCGGCCGAATCAGGCGGTGCGCGTGTCCTACGATGCCGATGCGCTCACGCGCGCGTATCGAGTGGGCCGGAAGCCGAGCGGAGAGCCGTACCGGTTTTTGATCCGGACGTACGGCTGCCAGATGAACGAGCACGACACGGAGGTCATGGCGGGCCTCCTCACAGCCATGGGCTATGAACCGACGCATGATGCGGAGGAGGCCGATTTCATCCTCTTCAACACCTGCGCGGTTCGCGAGAACGCGGAGGAGAAGGTGTTTGGCGAGATCGGCCGTCTGCGGCCGCTCAAGCGCCAGAATCCCGAACTCATCTTCGGCCTGTGCGGCTGCATGGCCCAGGAGAAGGGCGTGCAGCGGATGGTGCGGGAGAAATATCCGTGGATCGATCTCGTCTTCGGCACGCACAACATCCATCGCCTCCCGGCGCTCCTCTTTGCCGCCCGCGCCTCGCAGGAGACGGTGATGGAGGTCTGGGACAACGCCCCAGAGACGGTGGAGGACTGGCCGAAGCTGCGCAAGGACCGCGTGCGCGCGTGGGTCAACGTCCAGTACGGGTGCAACAAGTTCTGCACCTACTGCATCGTCCCGTATACGCGCGGCGTCGAGCGGAGCCGTCTGCCCGAGGACGTCCTGCGCGAAGTGGCGGAGTTGGTCCAGGAGGGGTACCAGGACATCACGCTGCTCGGGCAAAACGTGAACGACTACGGCGTCGATCTCGGCACGACCAACTTCGCCCGCCTCTTGCGTCAGGTCAATGCGGTGCCAGGCGTTGGCTGGATCCGATTCACGACGTCCAATCCGTGGAACTTCACGGACGAGCTGATCGACGCCATCGCCGAGTCGGAGAACGTGGTCGAGCACATTCACCTGCCCGTGCAGTCTGGCAATAACGAGATTTTGCGGCGGATGAACCGCTCGCACACGCGCGAGTACTACCTGCGCCTGGTTGACAAGATCCGCAGCAGGATTCCCGGCGTGTCGATCACGACCGATCTCATCGTCGGCTTCCCAGGAGAGACGGAGGCGCACTTCCAGGACACGCTGCGGCTGGTGCGAGAGGTGGAGTTCGACAACGCCTTCACGTTCATCTACTCGCCGCGGGAGAACACGCCGGCGGCGCGGTGGAACGACGACACGCCGCTCGAGGAAAAGAAGGAGCGCCTCATGCGGTTGAACGAGGTGCAAAACGAGATCAGCCGGCGGCACAACGAGAAGCTGCGGGGCACGCTACTCGAAGTCCTCGTCGACGGAGAGAGCAAGACGAACCCGGACGTGCTCTCGGGCCGCACGCGGACGAACAAGCTCGTGCTGTTCCGAGGAGACAAGTCGCTCATCGGGCAGCGCATCCGCGTGCGCGTGACGGAGCCGCAGACGTTCTTGCTGAAGGGCGAGATCGCACAGGTGGAAGAGGTGGTCTCGTGA
- a CDS encoding RicAFT regulatory complex protein RicA family protein encodes MALATHVDTDTILAAADELAEMIRRSDECRSYWSAREKMERNPRAQRLFDELKKKTNGLWTLRDRLGESHEKYLRMKQETDDLWERLYEIPVALQYKAAQDELNALLQEVVEVILANLHGTLPVERGPRMCGSGGCSGGCGGSCHASAGA; translated from the coding sequence ATGGCCCTAGCGACGCATGTCGACACGGACACCATTCTGGCCGCCGCGGACGAACTTGCGGAGATGATCCGTCGTTCGGACGAGTGTCGCTCGTATTGGAGCGCGAGAGAAAAGATGGAACGCAATCCGCGGGCCCAGCGCCTGTTTGACGAGCTCAAGAAGAAGACGAACGGGCTTTGGACGCTCCGCGACAGGCTCGGCGAATCGCACGAAAAATACCTGCGCATGAAGCAGGAGACCGATGACCTCTGGGAGCGCCTGTACGAGATCCCCGTTGCGCTTCAGTACAAGGCGGCTCAGGACGAACTGAACGCGCTCTTGCAGGAGGTCGTCGAGGTGATCTTGGCGAATTTGCACGGGACGCTCCCTGTCGAGCGGGGGCCGCGCATGTGCGGAAGCGGCGGGTGTTCAGGAGGCTGTGGCGGTTCCTGCCACGCGAGCGCCGGAGCATGA
- the mutS gene encoding DNA mismatch repair protein MutS, which produces MSLTPMMRQYREIKSKLDDTLLMFRLGDFYELFFEDAVIASQALDITLTGRDAGEAGRVPMCGVPHHALDGYLERLIEQGFRVAICDQVEDPKAAKGLVRREIVRIVTPGTAVTEESDARYLAALAFQGDEVGLALVDVGAGDVWFGAGSAEDMRDHVARFRPREILLEGAQAFPGWLEEILNRHGAIVTRVPAPSGDAFLMHYGASSPEALGLRPGSAALSACNMGFQYLRDTQMAALRHLAPPRPLLEPGRMWLSERTVEHLELVPMGSGRERRTSLYDVIRETVTAAGSRLLRTWMLRPLVDRGAIEERLDAVTALADDLLLRAEIRESLKGMHDLSRLLAKCSIGRATPRDLLALAHAIEKGEAAIALLPADGPALFSRLTRDLPDFRPLAEHIARELVDDPPASAAEGGIFRDGVDAEIDRLRSLQSEGRSWLREFEARERERTGIKSLKIGYNKVFGYYIEVSKANLSLVPADYERKQTLAAGERFTHPELKAREADMLTAAERVVELERARFESWIHRVREQASELQRFAEVVSTIDVLAGLAELAVKRGYVRPEVTDDVGIEIREGRHPVVEASLGSEFVPNDLVLTPDAPIILLTGPNMGGKSTYMRQAALIAILAQMGSYVPARSARIGLVDRVFTRIGASDDLSRGQSTFMVEMTELAEILREASGRSLVLLDEIGRGTSTYDGLSIAEAVLEDLAERRDRPLTLFATHYHELISFSERFSCVRNQSMAVEETDTGIRFLHTVVMRPSDRSYGIQVARLAGLPDRVIRRAMEFLEAREAKPEVAAARDDRRERRRQEGQAREGGPVALDLFAAPYRDLVDWLAAQDVMRMTPLEAMQVLHEAAEKARDLVGWERSR; this is translated from the coding sequence GTGAGCCTGACGCCGATGATGCGGCAATACCGCGAGATCAAGTCGAAGCTCGACGATACGCTCTTGATGTTCCGGTTGGGCGACTTCTACGAACTCTTCTTTGAGGACGCCGTGATCGCGAGCCAGGCCCTCGACATCACGCTCACGGGCCGCGATGCGGGCGAAGCGGGGCGGGTGCCGATGTGCGGCGTGCCCCACCACGCGCTGGACGGGTACCTCGAGCGGCTCATCGAGCAGGGGTTTCGCGTGGCTATCTGCGATCAGGTCGAAGATCCGAAGGCGGCGAAGGGGCTGGTGCGCCGCGAGATTGTCCGCATCGTCACGCCGGGCACGGCGGTGACGGAGGAGTCGGACGCGCGCTACCTCGCGGCGCTCGCGTTCCAGGGTGACGAAGTCGGTCTCGCGCTTGTCGACGTCGGCGCCGGCGACGTGTGGTTCGGGGCCGGGAGCGCCGAGGATATGCGCGATCACGTCGCCAGGTTCCGACCGCGCGAGATTCTGCTCGAAGGCGCACAGGCGTTTCCCGGTTGGCTCGAGGAGATCTTGAATCGGCACGGAGCCATCGTGACGCGCGTCCCCGCCCCGTCGGGCGACGCGTTTCTCATGCACTACGGTGCGTCTTCGCCGGAGGCGCTTGGTCTGAGGCCGGGATCGGCCGCGCTTTCCGCCTGCAACATGGGCTTCCAATACCTTCGGGACACGCAGATGGCCGCGCTGCGCCATCTCGCCCCGCCGCGTCCGCTGTTGGAACCCGGGCGGATGTGGCTGTCGGAGCGCACTGTCGAACATCTGGAGCTCGTGCCGATGGGAAGCGGCCGGGAACGGAGGACATCCCTGTACGACGTCATCCGCGAGACGGTGACGGCCGCCGGATCCCGCCTGTTGCGGACGTGGATGCTGCGGCCGCTGGTGGACCGCGGGGCGATTGAGGAGCGGCTCGACGCCGTGACGGCGCTCGCCGACGATCTGTTGCTTCGCGCCGAGATTCGCGAGTCGCTCAAGGGGATGCACGACCTTTCGCGGCTTCTCGCGAAGTGCTCCATTGGCCGCGCCACGCCCCGCGATCTTCTCGCGCTGGCGCACGCCATCGAGAAAGGCGAGGCGGCCATCGCGCTTTTGCCCGCGGACGGCCCGGCGCTTTTCAGCCGTCTGACCCGAGATCTGCCCGACTTTCGGCCGCTTGCGGAACACATCGCACGCGAGCTCGTGGACGATCCGCCCGCTTCGGCGGCCGAGGGCGGCATCTTCCGAGACGGCGTCGATGCCGAGATCGACCGCCTGCGTTCGCTGCAATCGGAGGGCCGCAGCTGGCTGCGCGAGTTCGAGGCGCGAGAGCGGGAGCGAACAGGGATCAAGTCGCTCAAAATCGGTTACAACAAAGTGTTCGGCTACTACATCGAGGTCTCCAAGGCGAACTTGTCGCTCGTGCCCGCGGATTACGAGCGCAAGCAGACGCTCGCGGCCGGCGAGCGCTTCACGCACCCCGAGCTCAAGGCCCGGGAGGCCGACATGCTCACGGCCGCGGAACGGGTGGTGGAACTCGAGCGCGCTCGCTTCGAGTCGTGGATTCATCGCGTCCGAGAACAGGCGAGCGAACTGCAGCGTTTCGCGGAGGTCGTGAGCACCATCGACGTCCTCGCGGGCCTGGCCGAGCTGGCCGTGAAGCGCGGCTATGTCCGGCCCGAGGTGACAGACGATGTCGGCATCGAGATCCGAGAAGGCCGCCACCCAGTCGTGGAGGCGTCGCTCGGTTCTGAATTTGTGCCGAATGACCTGGTGCTCACGCCCGATGCACCTATCATCCTTCTCACGGGCCCGAACATGGGTGGGAAGAGCACCTACATGCGCCAGGCGGCGCTCATCGCCATTCTCGCGCAGATGGGCTCGTACGTGCCCGCCCGCTCGGCCCGCATTGGCCTTGTCGATCGCGTCTTCACGCGCATCGGCGCGTCGGACGATCTCAGCCGCGGCCAAAGCACGTTCATGGTCGAGATGACGGAGCTGGCGGAGATCCTGCGCGAGGCGAGCGGAAGGAGCCTCGTGCTGTTGGACGAGATCGGGCGTGGCACGTCGACGTACGACGGATTGTCCATCGCCGAGGCCGTGCTGGAGGATCTGGCCGAGCGGCGCGACCGGCCGCTGACGCTCTTTGCGACGCACTACCACGAGCTCATCTCGTTTTCCGAGCGGTTCTCCTGCGTCCGCAATCAGTCCATGGCGGTGGAAGAGACGGACACCGGCATCCGGTTCCTGCACACCGTCGTGATGCGCCCGTCCGACCGAAGCTACGGCATCCAGGTGGCCCGGCTCGCAGGGCTTCCGGATCGGGTGATCCGGCGCGCCATGGAATTCCTCGAGGCGCGAGAGGCAAAACCCGAGGTGGCTGCGGCCCGGGACGACCGGCGCGAGAGGCGTCGCCAAGAGGGGCAGGCGCGCGAAGGGGGCCCTGTGGCGCTCGACTTGTTTGCGGCTCCTTATCGCGATCTCGTCGATTGGCTGGCCGCCCAAGACGTGATGCGCATGACGCCGCTCGAGGCGATGCAGGTCTTGCACGAGGCCGCGGAGAAAGCGAGGGATCTCGTCGGATGGGAAAGATCCAGGTAA
- the mutL gene encoding DNA mismatch repair endonuclease MutL encodes MADQIAAGEVVARPASCVKELVENSLDAGATRIEVSLAEGGIACVTVVDDGEGMSPEDAVLAFHRHATSKVHEPRDLARIRTLGFRGEALAAIASVARVRLITRARGEESGVLVRVEGGEIHPPEPIGAPFGTTMEVRDLFFNTPARLKYLRSAQTEQARSVEVVQRESLAHPEVAFVCRTERQVLFQTPGRGDAREVWAALYGVGEARMLIEVRGTTGDYALRGYVGRPTQARSSRQHGYLFINGRPVRNPAVQQAVERAYGERLMVGRYPVYALYLEMDPALVDPNVHPQKWEVRLSEERDVCHLVESAVRAALDNAMLTAAPRVRTSAPLASPVPLNLPEESAGPSEMRQSPSPATDPKERPRVLARSPSFGQGPGRTAAPREAWESALAVRESAAAQVEIEHGTRESQAEGDGRDVPQERPADWRLRPIGQALRMYILAEDGNDLYIIDQHAAHERVLYEDVLDAWQQGDIQPMPLLTPLELSLTPSAFEEVMARREELLALGFEIDPFGVHTILVRTIPDSWQGLDYAALVRDVLDDLASMGPKATARDIMHRLATRACKAAIKAHDSLTMPEMEALCRRLTRARDPYHCPHGRPIFLRMSERELAKSFRRIV; translated from the coding sequence ATGGCGGACCAGATTGCGGCGGGCGAGGTCGTCGCGCGGCCTGCGTCGTGCGTCAAGGAGCTCGTCGAGAACAGCCTCGACGCCGGTGCAACGCGCATCGAGGTTTCGCTGGCGGAGGGCGGGATCGCCTGTGTGACCGTCGTGGACGACGGGGAAGGCATGTCGCCGGAGGACGCCGTCTTGGCGTTTCACCGCCACGCCACGAGCAAGGTGCACGAACCGCGCGATCTCGCCCGCATCCGCACGCTCGGCTTTCGGGGCGAGGCGCTCGCGGCCATCGCGTCCGTCGCGCGCGTTCGCCTCATCACGCGGGCGCGCGGGGAGGAATCGGGGGTCTTGGTGCGCGTGGAAGGCGGCGAAATTCATCCGCCGGAGCCCATCGGGGCGCCGTTTGGTACGACCATGGAGGTGCGGGACCTGTTCTTCAACACGCCCGCCCGCCTCAAGTATCTCCGCAGCGCGCAGACGGAGCAGGCGCGATCGGTGGAAGTTGTGCAGCGCGAAAGCCTCGCGCATCCCGAGGTGGCCTTTGTGTGCCGCACCGAGCGCCAGGTCCTGTTCCAGACGCCGGGTCGCGGCGATGCGCGCGAGGTCTGGGCGGCGCTGTACGGCGTGGGCGAAGCGCGCATGCTAATCGAGGTGCGCGGCACGACCGGCGACTACGCCCTGCGGGGATACGTGGGCCGACCGACGCAGGCTCGATCCTCGCGGCAGCACGGATATCTCTTCATCAACGGCCGGCCTGTGCGCAACCCGGCCGTGCAGCAGGCGGTGGAGCGTGCCTACGGCGAACGGCTGATGGTGGGGCGATATCCGGTCTATGCCCTGTACCTCGAGATGGACCCGGCGCTGGTCGATCCGAACGTACATCCACAAAAATGGGAGGTCCGCCTGAGCGAGGAGCGCGACGTCTGCCACCTCGTCGAATCGGCCGTTCGGGCGGCCCTGGACAACGCGATGCTCACGGCGGCCCCGCGCGTGCGCACGAGCGCCCCGCTCGCATCTCCTGTTCCTCTGAACCTGCCGGAGGAGAGCGCGGGCCCGAGCGAGATGCGGCAGAGTCCGTCGCCCGCCACAGATCCCAAGGAGCGTCCGCGCGTCCTGGCGCGCTCGCCTTCATTCGGCCAAGGGCCAGGCCGAACAGCCGCCCCGAGGGAGGCGTGGGAGTCCGCGCTCGCGGTGCGCGAATCGGCGGCTGCGCAGGTGGAAATCGAGCACGGAACACGGGAGAGTCAGGCGGAGGGCGATGGGCGCGATGTCCCACAGGAGCGGCCTGCGGACTGGCGGCTTCGTCCCATCGGACAAGCGCTCCGCATGTACATCCTGGCCGAAGATGGGAATGACCTTTATATCATCGATCAGCATGCCGCGCACGAGCGCGTGCTGTACGAGGATGTGCTCGACGCGTGGCAGCAAGGCGACATCCAGCCCATGCCGCTTCTGACACCTCTCGAACTTTCGCTCACGCCGTCGGCTTTCGAGGAGGTCATGGCCCGCCGAGAGGAACTCCTTGCGCTCGGATTCGAGATCGACCCGTTCGGAGTTCACACCATCCTGGTGCGCACCATTCCCGATTCGTGGCAGGGGCTCGACTACGCCGCGCTCGTTCGAGACGTGCTGGACGATCTCGCGTCGATGGGGCCGAAGGCGACCGCGCGCGACATCATGCACCGCCTGGCGACGCGCGCGTGCAAGGCGGCCATCAAAGCGCACGACTCCCTCACCATGCCGGAGATGGAGGCGCTCTGCCGACGGTTGACCCGCGCGCGGGATCCCTATCATTGCCCCCATGGTCGCCCCATCTTCCTGCGCATGAGCGAACGAGAACTGGCGAAGTCGTTTCGGAGGATCGTATGA
- a CDS encoding class I SAM-dependent methyltransferase, producing MTQACKTDMRILVTTPLHPKPAQVARASEMAAWFGGIAVPRRGQSIARLLADADAVVVVADPAVVHVRGVEHPLFFHPSMAYQRLRRLEQGEPDRLLALAGVSPGDVIVDATLGLGTDALVFAAAVGPEGSVVGIERSPVLYGLLRAVQAYGSEAHPREAALLKRVALVHGDHADWLRSQPDQSADVVYFDPMFREPVHQSAHMQPIRPVAWEAPLSREALEEAKRVARRAVIVKERPKSGVFEALGLEPDRTTGRFAYGVWRRPR from the coding sequence ATGACACAAGCTTGCAAGACGGACATGCGCATCCTTGTGACCACGCCGCTCCACCCGAAACCCGCTCAGGTAGCGCGCGCGTCGGAGATGGCGGCTTGGTTTGGCGGCATCGCGGTGCCGAGACGCGGCCAGAGCATCGCTCGTTTGCTCGCCGATGCGGACGCCGTCGTGGTGGTGGCCGATCCGGCCGTCGTGCACGTGCGCGGCGTCGAGCACCCGCTCTTCTTCCACCCGAGCATGGCATATCAACGGCTCAGGCGGCTCGAGCAGGGGGAACCCGATCGCCTGCTCGCGCTCGCCGGGGTTTCGCCGGGCGACGTGATCGTCGACGCCACCCTGGGGCTTGGCACCGACGCGCTGGTCTTCGCCGCAGCGGTCGGGCCGGAAGGGAGCGTCGTGGGCATCGAGCGCTCGCCTGTGCTGTACGGGTTGCTCCGCGCGGTGCAGGCGTACGGTTCCGAGGCTCATCCACGCGAAGCCGCGCTCCTCAAGCGGGTTGCGCTCGTCCACGGCGATCACGCCGATTGGCTGCGATCCCAGCCCGACCAAAGCGCGGACGTCGTGTACTTCGACCCGATGTTTCGCGAGCCCGTGCACCAGTCGGCGCACATGCAGCCGATTCGGCCCGTCGCCTGGGAAGCCCCCCTCTCTCGAGAGGCCCTGGAGGAGGCGAAGCGGGTCGCGCGCAGGGCCGTGATCGTCAAGGAACGTCCCAAATCGGGCGTATTCGAGGCGCTGGGTCTTGAGCCCGACCGCACGACGGGCCGATTCGCGTACGGTGTATGGAGGAGGCCACGATGA
- the miaA gene encoding tRNA (adenosine(37)-N6)-dimethylallyltransferase MiaA has translation MTDRKPIVCVVGPTGVGKSELSVEIALRYGGEVVSADSMQIYRGMDIGTAKLRPDEMRGVPHHLLDIADPARKFTVAEWKRQADMVIDEIVARGRLPVVCGGTGLYVRALLDDLDFSQTPENVHLRAALDRRADEEGVQALYEELRARDPERARMIHPHDRKRIVRALEVAMVRGTGMSEDYDWTPRQGRYEALVLGITMPREALYQRIDRRVEHMWRLGLVDEVKRLLAAGVPMGGTAMQAIGYKEVVSYLSGAVSEEEAIRIIQQNTRRFAKRQWSWFRRDPRVHWFAKGSDGLFSTDEIARLWACIDHFLQDIGWSTANRSSTCRLESES, from the coding sequence ATGACCGACAGGAAACCCATCGTCTGCGTGGTCGGGCCGACGGGTGTCGGCAAGAGCGAACTCAGCGTCGAGATCGCGCTGCGCTACGGCGGAGAGGTCGTCTCGGCGGATTCCATGCAGATTTACCGGGGCATGGACATCGGGACCGCGAAGCTTCGCCCGGACGAGATGCGCGGCGTTCCCCATCACCTGCTCGACATCGCCGATCCCGCGAGGAAGTTCACGGTTGCGGAGTGGAAGCGGCAGGCGGACATGGTCATCGACGAGATCGTCGCGAGGGGCCGCCTGCCCGTGGTGTGCGGCGGTACGGGGCTGTATGTCCGGGCGCTCCTCGACGATCTCGACTTTTCGCAGACGCCGGAAAACGTCCATCTGCGCGCGGCGCTCGACCGGCGCGCGGACGAGGAAGGCGTGCAGGCGCTGTACGAGGAGCTGCGCGCGAGGGATCCGGAACGGGCCAGGATGATTCATCCGCACGACCGAAAACGAATTGTCCGCGCGCTTGAGGTCGCCATGGTCCGGGGCACGGGCATGTCGGAAGACTACGACTGGACGCCGCGCCAAGGGCGGTACGAGGCGCTCGTCCTCGGCATCACGATGCCGCGCGAGGCGCTCTATCAGCGGATCGACCGGCGGGTGGAACACATGTGGCGACTCGGCCTGGTGGACGAGGTCAAGCGCCTGCTCGCGGCCGGCGTGCCGATGGGTGGGACGGCGATGCAGGCCATCGGCTACAAGGAAGTTGTCTCCTATTTGTCGGGTGCCGTATCGGAGGAGGAGGCAATTCGCATCATACAACAGAACACGAGGCGGTTTGCCAAGCGGCAGTGGTCGTGGTTTCGGCGTGATCCTCGGGTGCACTGGTTCGCGAAAGGCAGCGATGGGCTGTTTTCGACGGACGAGATCGCGCGATTGTGGGCATGCATCGACCACTTTTTGCAGGATATCGGGTGGTCGACTGCGAATAGATCCAGCACCTGCAGATTGGAGAGTGAATCGTAG